One part of the Athene noctua chromosome Z, bAthNoc1.hap1.1, whole genome shotgun sequence genome encodes these proteins:
- the LOC141973645 gene encoding acrosin-like: MRLATMRLLPLLILLALCRPAHGAWDTCGGTCGLRPMASGYGTSRVVGGTDAQPGAWPWIVSIQVPWAAGTGHICGGSLISPQWVLTAAHCFTKARHITMWRVVIGATQLTQLGPEAQVRNIKRLLVHEHYSSVSESNDIALLELDRPVQCSDSVQLACVPDASLRVSQLTTCYVSGWGSTTARSGGSTDVLQEAKVRLINVKLCNSSRWYGGAVHPHNLCAGYPQGGIDTCQGDSGGPLVCKDNNADYFWLVGVTSWGRGCARAKQPGVYTSTQHFYDWILVQMGLRPAATAAPTPRPVVTSTPFQRPRPKPTQAGSFTPCPFARQKLLEFFNLLQELLQVLRGQKAPAAA; encoded by the exons atgcggCTGGCAACCATGCGTTTGCTCCcactcctcatcctgctggccctgtgccggcctgcgCACGGCGCCTGGGACACCTGTGG agggacctgcgggctccggcccatggcttcCGGCTACGGCACCTCGCGCGTGGTGGGTGGCACAGACGCCcagccaggggcctggccctggatcgtcagcatccaggttccctgggcagcaggcacGGGGCATATATgcggagggtccctcatcagtccacagtgggtcctcacagcagcccactgcttcaccaaggccag gcacatcaccatgtggcgcgtagtgatcggggccacccagctgactcagctgggcccggaggcccaagtgcgcaatattaagcggctgctggttcacgaACACTACAGCAGCGTCTCGGAGAgcaacgacattgcgctgctggaatTGGACCGGCCTGTCCAGTGCAGCGACTCTGTACAGCTTGCCTgtgtgcccgacgcctcgctgcgagTGTCACAGCTGACAACCTGCTACGTCAGCGGTTGGGGGTCCACGACCGCAAGAT ctggaggatCAActgatgtcctgcaggaggccaaggtccgcCTCATCAATGTCaagctctgcaacagcagccgctGGTACGgaggagccgtccacccccacaacctgtgcgccgGCTatccgcagggcggcatcgacacctgccag ggtgacagcggtgggcctcttgTGTGCAAAGATAACAacgctgactacttctggcttgttggagtgaccagctgggggagaggctgtgcaagagcaaaacagcctggagtctacacctccactcagcacttttaCGATTGGATCTTGGTACAGATGGgactgcgcccagcagcaacggctgcTCCAACGCCACGGCCAGTCGTCACCTCGACCCCCTTTCAGAGGCCAAGGCCAAAACCGACGCAAGCGGGCAGCTTTACGCCCTGTCCTTTTGCACGCCAGAAGCTGCTGGAATTCTTTaatctgctgcaggagctcctgcaggtcctaaGGGGGcaaaaggctccagcagcagcatga